The DNA region GATCAAAGTGTAGCTTATGAAGGCATAAGCGAATTGCGAATTTGGTTCTTGTATCTTAATCTAATGAAACTATGCTTATGTACATTCGATTTTACATAAATGCTAACCATTGGAAATGGTCTCTCCAATGTTCGTCTATATAAATGTTTACAAATTATTAGCTAGTTCAactaatataaatcaaaatcgCACAACTTGACAGCCGTGTAGGAATCAAATAACCTTTCTACGCATTTTTCAATTCAGGTCCCCTTCAAGATTAAACAACCAATCTTAACAATTTTTGTTGTTTCCACAAAGTGGAACTACCCTACTATAAAGACTGACTCTTGACAACAAGCATGTTAGCAACAAACCTTGAAAAGAAGTCCCATCATGGGCTCATGAGGAGTCCACTCACCCCCCTCATCATGAACAATGTTTGAGAAACTAATTGGATATTCATGAACATTGAAGACCCTAACCCTAAGCGATAAAGGGAGAGATTAGGGAACTATGAGCTCGATGGAAAGGATATCGTCAATTCACTTCAGCATTAAAGGAATGACTCTTGTAGAGAAACTCAGAGAATATAACAACTTAAAAGACACATGGTACACTGCCACATCCTATCGTAATTCAACTTAATCGACCACTAACTTTTAATTTTGTCTTTTCACAGTATCTGTCTTGTCTCATGAAAATACTCGCCATAACTAATTACGATAAGTTGGACACTCACAGGTCACTACAACAAAACAATACTGGTAAtttcactaattaaattttgttttacaataaatttaaaagtgaAACTAAAACAACAATATTACATTTTGATGAACACTGAACAAAACCGGTTGGTTGACTTATGGAATAGATTGACCTTGTATAAGTAAAATAACACAATATAAAACCAGCTAAAACAAGGGTAATAACCCTAATACACCCGCAACCAGGTATATGATATGGATGTGTTAAGAATGAGGAACACGATTCATCTTGATTGGACGCTTTGTAACTCTAGTTGGCGTAACCTCGACAGACTCCACAAAAAATATGATCAACAACATCAAACCATGGTGCTCTCGAAAAAGTGCCCCTTGGAAAGTAGCTCATCTTCGGTTTCTTTGTTGCTTCTTTCCTTAACTTAACCAATGTTTATATTAAGCTTTAATTGTTAAATTGGGCTGGACTTATTATCAATTTCATCGTATAATCAATAAAGTAAAAGATGCACATACTTTATAAACCAGGGAGATACCAGGCCAAAAGCATATACAATAGAAAGAAGGGCTCCAATGACTGACAAAGTGTGTGCATCATCTTTAATTACGAAAGGGAAGGTACTTAGACCCTTAAAAGCCAAAAGGGTATGTAGAAGGAAGTGAGAAAAACAAAGTATGGACAAGAGCAATAAAAGAGATTAAAGCTTTGATGAACAAAGCATACATACAAAGATAAATGGTGTTTTGGACACTTTCCCCTCAAACATGATTATTTTTCactaattaatcaatattttattaatgaaaTACCACTCACTATGTTTGATCACATACTATTAAGCTTAAAGTTTCTACTTTTAATGGAGCTCACTCATATGATACAAGAGAACACTCTAGGATTCTCAAACCTTATTTTCCCTATGTATTAGCCATATCCCTATGTGTTTAAACCTGATTTAAGGACTTTATACAATCCCTAAAATATTAGAATGAACCCTATTTCAAAAGCCCGAACATGGTCACAATGTTTAAGTCACAAATCCGCTCGAATGGGCATCAGCTCCTAGTCATTCATTGGATCCTACTGTTggttgcctcgttcaaggcatcaTACAAGTATCTTGTGCCTCGCTTAAGGCACACCAATCAACTCTTCTTATGCATCTTCTTGCATTGTTCAAGGTATCTCTTGGCTTGCTCAAGGCACTGTTTATGAACTCCCATCTTCTTGTTCTTTATTGCTCCACATCATGACACGTCAAAGAGCgttctttattgctttcttgaaGCCTCATCAAAGCACTCAATCTCCTTGCATCCCCATCGTCGCTTTAACCAAAATGTCACCACCTCAAAAGAGGCGTCACTACCCTAACAAGGGTTCCAACCATGACTAATGACAACTATAAGctaagttttgtatgagaccgtctcccAATGAGACAGATCCATATAATTAGTTCATTATtctaagtgatcattttaaaattgtaagttatTACTTTAAAGAATTAAATATACATGGGTTAACCCAAAATAgatggtctcaccatgagaccgtcGCATTTAAGAATTTGTCTTTGAAAAATGTCTTAATggaaatatttagcatatgagtaagatttacataattaaaatagtGGGTTATAGACTTACATAGAATGTTTGGTAGGGTAATTACCATATGATTCTGTAAAAAAGTGAATATAATTAATTGTATATGCATGTTAATACTATTTACACATGAATTTGTGAGCGAGCCCACTGATATCCATGGTCATGATATGTCCACACGAGTTGGTCCATATGACGGTATAAATGGCTACAAATTGGTTTTTAAAACATGAAAAATCTTATATTAACCTAATGGACGATTTTCTCTTTTATCTTGGCCTTgtgacatttcaattctcatgATCTCATCTCATACAAATTTcattaatttctaaaatttcttttacTTAACCATGAATCGAAACAAAACCTGCATGAATCAAATCTTCGTTTCAATTGAAAAGCAATTACTTActacttttagaaaaaaatttaaatcaaatattCTCCAGTCATTTCCTTCTCTAAATTGACTCGGTAATTCAAGTAAAGTATGGCAAGTGGCAAAGAGAAGGCTAAAAAAAGCCATGAAAGAAGCAGTAGTTCTCGTAAACCAAATTGCACCCACTGAGTTTAGACGGACTACTCTTTATATGGAAATTCAACTCGGAAATCGGAATTCAGAAGCCGATACCAAAGCCATCGAAGAGAGAATTTGGAAGTGAGAAATGAAATCGTATTGTTGGAAGGAAGAAAAAAGATGCGTGAAGTGGATTCATAAATGCTTCAAAGATTGTCTATGTAATGTGAATGATGTTTTATCGTTTTCGTTTGGTATTCTTAGTTTACTATCATGGGGTGTCGCTGAAATCCCTCAAATCTTCACCAATTTTCAAACTAAGTCTAGCCATGGCGTGTCTATTCTCTTCCTCCTTGGTTGGGTCCTCgggtatttctttttttttttttttatttctcattaccccttttttttcttttcagaaAATTATTGAAATGTCTTATAATATACTCCATAATTTTGTGAAAGAAATAAATTGTAATCCATTTTTAGTAGGATATTATAGATAAAAAACCTAATTAAGTTATGTTACATTTCAATTCTTATTTTCAGCGATATTTTAAATCTTGTGGGTTGCATTCTTGAGCCTGCTACAgtaagctttcttcttctccCTTTGCATTTATTCTTttcacttattaattaattattatgtttTCCTTTTAAGCCTTATTTTTGTACTAATGAATGATTAACAAGgattgttaatttatttatgGATTTATGTCTAATTTTGGCTAATTAAAGGCATTACTTTCTTTTATAAGATTGCTTTGTTTAATGAGTTTATTTGTTGTGATTTGCAGCTGCCAACTCAGTTTTATACAGCCTTTGTAAGTAACCTTGTCTAAAACTTTACTATTCCTATTTTGGTTTTTGCTGAAAATGGTGTCATGGATTATAATTTCCaccaaaaagttaaaataatttaataacaatACTATAAATAGTCGTATTTTATGGGAACATaagtaaaggaaaaattacttaagaaaatgaaaaatctaACGTGAATATGACAAAAGAGAAATTAGACATTTATTGTCAATTGAATCTCTAATAAGCTTGAGAATCGTCaatcaaaataacaaagttcTGATCAAAACCGAATTAGCTAACAAATCATATTACACGGAATTGACGTGTTAATAACATACTTAACATGGGGCACATTTTATTCTTTTGACTTTAGTCTATACTTGCCAATTTCACTAGAAAACATCTGAGCCTTTGCAGAAACTAGGATTATATTTCTTGTTAGGAATCAAAATGTCATAGAAAAACCATCCAATTTCCATTAATGCAATTGATGCTCATTCCTACCATATTATTATTGTGAAAGCCAtagaaataaaagttaaaatgatagtGCTGAGAAGGTTTACCAAATGTGGTATCATATCAATTATCAAAGATTTTACATTCCTTCCATctgtttttattgaaaaatttgTATTGTTGAATTGATCGTCAAATATAGATATTAATTTTGTGCTTCTGGTAAACCAAACAGAAACAATTATGATGGTTTGCAATCAATTGATTTAATACTAATTTTGTGTTCGAATTACGAAGTGAAGTTCTGTTTTGAGTCCTTAGGCATATTTGAATATGAAAGtcataaaatttgtttttttgtttaagCAGCTGTACACAGCCAGCACAGTAGTGCTCGTGTTGCAGAGCCTGTACTATGACTACTTCTACAAATGGCTGAAACGTCGTCATAATGTAGACCATCAAGAGGTAATTCTCTATGTCCTAGATTTCATTTATGTCTTTCTCATTGTATAATACACAAGTAGTTGGAACCACTAATTCAAAATATAAGATAATAGGGTGCACGTGAAATCTAAATAGGAGAGCTTATTAAAATGGTTTGTTAATTCATGCgcactttttatgtattttaagtTGTAGATAATGTTTGCTACTACTGTTTGTTCATAAAAGAGCGTACAATGAGCCCCCAAACCCCAGCGCCACCTAATGGCATTGGGCTAATGAATTGTTATTAGAGCTTATTAAATGATCCACTTTTACTTGCAATATTAGCATATACCATTACTATTATAAAGATATGTGTCATTTTTAATATCATTGAGATGATCTTTCTGTATTTGATGAAGAACAACTCGTAGATGACTCGTATTTGTGAATTGTGAGTTGTGATTTGTGATTTATGAATACATCAGTTTCAATCTTCAAACGCGAAATTCATCTTTGAATATGAGGAAAGTAATGTTGATTAAAATTTGTGATGAGATTGTGTAGGAGTTAGAGGACGATAAAGAACCACGAAGTCCAAAACCGACGGATCAGAGAAGTAGTCCAATTGCAAGTACGCCAGTAAGAGCCCAAACTCGAAGATATTACACGTAAATTCTCCAACTAGATAATCATGGAAAGACCAGTAAGCATGCAATCAAATACTTCATATATtgataatgattttaatttctttttattatccaTGATGCAGGTCAGCAAGGTCTCTAGCTGGAAGTGGCACCCCCCCTTTTAGATCTTATCTGACTGTTGGCGCCAGGAGTGTTCCATCAGCGTTAGGGCATAAGGACCTTTTATCTTACGACGAGGAAGAAACTAGCCCAATTCCAATCCCTTTCATGAGAGGTACTACTAGCCTGCCTAGACAGATTCCACGTCCGGTaagtaattgtttttttttgccgGGGAGAGATGTAATTAAATTTGTCATTTGTCTCTTTGTTGAGTCGTTAACTTGTTTGAACCGTGTTACCAAAGAAACAAAGATCTTGTCTTTTTTATTTGAGAAGGCAAaagtcatttttattatttagatcACTTGCTGATTTTAGATTTGAGAACCAACTAATGTATGATGGTGGTTGTATGTGCATTTAGTAACATATGATTCAATTACCCCAACGCCATTAATTGGCTCCGAGCTTTAAAGAGGTTAGTGATAACAAACACATTGTTTCTGATTGACTTGTGACAGATGATGGAAAGATTAAATCATCCAAGATTGATATTTGTATCTTAGCATGGTAGGGCAAAACACTCAAAGTTTCCATCTTGAAATTCCAAAGTAGCCAATCAATGCATATAAAATGGGATTGATGTTTATAATTGGAGGACAATCTTGAAAACTAATTGGAGGACAATCAATGAACTTGTTAGGGACTCCAACCTTAAATTGTCTGAAAGAATACCAAAAGTTCTAGAAGAACTTTTTTGATTTTCTGAAGATGTTCTATACCTGCCAGACTCTTTCTGGACCCATGATgttgtatttattttaatttaagttaatgAAGGGAAAATCCAATCATTCATTCCTTTTGTCTTACTTATAAGCACCAGAAAATGAGGCGACTCCAGGTTATATTGTCATCTAGTTGATGTGATATCACTTAACATGATTTTTATAGAGATAATTACAGACTGTAAATGTTAACAAGATTAATTGTGGTGGATGAAGAGGActtaaaatgcaaaaaatgaaTTGATAATATCATACTAAGTTAGAAATCTTGTAGTATGTCCCAATGGACTAAAggtttatagttctttggtttcggaTTATAATAACTAGTAATGGAATATCGTTGTTGGAAATATTGTAACATTGTCTTACCTATGGATTGTTTATGCAGGCTGCTCGAGGAGCAATGATGGCCACGACTGTCAGCTTACCATTAGGAAGCCATGCATTATCAGAAGCTTATAGGGGCCTTTCTGGGAGGAGATTGTTAAGCGTATTTTTTTTTCCGCATTTCCTGCATTTTATTACTTCCTTCTGTAGTCACTAATTATATGCAACATTATAAATGAGCATGTACAATTTCTATGTGACTGATCTACATATGCAGGAAAATAGTCCTCAGCATAGTGCAGTTGGTCAGTGGTTGGGATGGATGATGGCAGCTATTTATACGGGTGGCCGCATTCCTCAGATCTTTTGGAATGTGAGTCATTCTTTTTAAACAAGATCATATATTTGGTTAAATATGATTAATTTCCTTAAAATTGTACTCTTATATTGAAATACCTTATACTAACAAAAAGTTGCTGCTGTCTTTTATTGACCAGATGAAAAGAGGAAGTGTGGAGGTAAGTACTGATAAATTTGGCATGGGACCTTACAAATACTTTCCTCCATATCAATTTTACAGTTGCCCTTAAACCCTGTTGCATTTTGTTTTTGTAGGGCCTTAATCCACTGATGTTTGTATTTGCACTTATCGCTAATGTCGCCTACGTTGCTAGGTATTCTTTTTAATTCCTGAATTATTCTAAGACATAATGTGCCTGGTTTACTTTAATTTAGAAGAGAATATCTCAGAATTTACTACACTTGTTAATGACTAATATCTATTAATAGTTACAAAAACTTAGTAGTATGAATAATATTACTACTTGAGACAACATTTCTTTGATTAGATTTGTGACCAATGTCACACGAATCGCAAATTCATAAACCAGTTTAGTCGACGAACATAGACTAGTATTTGCGAGCTACATGAGCGGATCAGCTGGCGAATCAAAGTCTAGTTGTATGCTCTCGTGTATTGTAAAGTCACTGAGTTGCTCCTGAAATTTCTGAACAACAAGATCTTTCTGGTTTACGTTTATGTGAGTCTAGCCGATTACCTCAAGCTCAATTTTAACTTGGCCGGCtcattctattattattattattattattattattattattatatgtgttGCTACATAATCAATTTCAAGCTGAATTCCTTCTCTATACCAAATGCAGCATATTGGTCAGACGTCCAGAATTGAAAGAAATCAAAGCTAACTTGCCTTGGTTGCTGGATGCTGTAGTATGCGTGGTGCTCGACTTATTTGTAACCTTTTTGTTTGTCGTTGAATCTTCATCTTTGCTTCTGAGGACCGACTACTTAGGACTCCAATGATATAGATTGAAATATAATGTATCTTGTaacctcaaccatcaacttaagcttttggttgagttggttattTGATATAATATCAGAGCTAGTGTGACAAAAGGTCACAAgtgggcgtgttagagtatataacatatccttgaacctcaaccatcagcttaagcttttggttgagttgattctttGACAGTTTGTAATGCCTTGACACAAACTCTTTTGAAGATTATAATGCAGTATGTCTATTACAAACACATACGAAAGAGGAAT from Amaranthus tricolor cultivar Red isolate AtriRed21 chromosome 3, ASM2621246v1, whole genome shotgun sequence includes:
- the LOC130808778 gene encoding uncharacterized protein LOC130808778, which gives rise to MKSYCWKEEKRCVKWIHKCFKDCLCNVNDVLSFSFGILSLLSWGVAEIPQIFTNFQTKSSHGVSILFLLGWVLGDILNLVGCILEPATLPTQFYTAFLYTASTVVLVLQSLYYDYFYKWLKRRHNVDHQEELEDDKEPRSPKPTDQRSSPIASTPVRAQTRRYYTSARSLAGSGTPPFRSYLTVGARSVPSALGHKDLLSYDEEETSPIPIPFMRGTTSLPRQIPRPAARGAMMATTVSLPLGSHALSEAYRGLSGRRLLSENSPQHSAVGQWLGWMMAAIYTGGRIPQIFWNMKRGSVEGLNPLMFVFALIANVAYVASILVRRPELKEIKANLPWLLDAVVCVVLDLFVTFLFVVESSSLLLRTDYLGLQ